One genomic segment of Helicobacter enhydrae includes these proteins:
- a CDS encoding L-aspartate oxidase, whose translation MEKYDVIIIGSGVAGLYCAIHLPQTLKVLVVCKDEPNVCNTFYAQGGISVALDQNDVQAHIEDTLKAGLAMNCPQALQILSQESLNVTQDLAELGLLVDRDSAGKILYTREGGHQKARIIHFGGDGTGKILHSFLLQKLKHPIRKHTNVLDLLFEANQCVGVVLESGGEVSQVYGKHIVLASGGIGDLYQYHTNAHTLGGEMHGVMLEHHFKLQDMEMTQFHPSVFTQAQGARKPLISEAVRGEGGMIVDRDGLRFLLEYDSRGELAPRDVVSRAIFDYCLKRQMQEVFLDLSAFGEREFQGRFPNIYKVLKSYGFNPPQDRIPIFPAFHYCMGGIKTDLHSRVIGAENLYAIGECSHIGIHGANRLASNSLLEGFVFGKRVAQMIANARDCEHTPKCLTPKNYLLHHENDEAYKRALKRLMWEKVGIARSDDGLAMAFGEIEGMLQKRCGRMVYLRLLCAREIVSRAMERKESLGAHYLLGQKS comes from the coding sequence ATGGAAAAATATGATGTCATTATCATAGGTTCTGGTGTTGCTGGGTTGTATTGTGCGATCCATTTGCCCCAAACGCTCAAAGTGCTAGTCGTGTGCAAAGATGAGCCTAATGTTTGCAACACCTTTTATGCTCAAGGCGGCATCAGTGTCGCACTGGATCAAAACGATGTTCAAGCCCATATTGAGGACACTTTGAAAGCAGGACTAGCGATGAATTGCCCCCAAGCTCTCCAAATCCTAAGCCAAGAGAGCCTCAATGTCACGCAAGATCTTGCAGAGTTGGGATTGCTGGTTGATAGGGATTCTGCAGGAAAGATACTCTACACAAGAGAGGGGGGACATCAAAAAGCAAGGATTATTCATTTCGGGGGCGATGGGACGGGCAAAATCCTGCATTCTTTTTTGTTGCAAAAACTCAAACACCCCATACGCAAACACACCAATGTGCTAGATTTGCTATTTGAGGCAAATCAATGTGTCGGAGTGGTGCTAGAGAGTGGGGGAGAGGTCTCTCAAGTCTATGGCAAACACATTGTTCTAGCAAGTGGGGGGATTGGCGATTTGTATCAATACCATACCAATGCACACACTTTGGGTGGGGAAATGCACGGGGTGATGTTGGAGCATCATTTCAAGCTACAAGATATGGAGATGACGCAATTCCACCCAAGTGTTTTCACTCAAGCACAAGGTGCTAGGAAGCCACTCATTAGTGAAGCGGTGAGAGGGGAGGGGGGAATGATCGTTGATCGAGATGGTTTGCGTTTTTTGCTCGAATATGATTCTAGGGGTGAGTTAGCACCAAGAGATGTGGTCTCAAGGGCGATTTTTGATTATTGTTTGAAGCGACAGATGCAAGAGGTGTTTTTGGATTTGTCGGCTTTTGGAGAGAGGGAGTTTCAAGGGCGTTTCCCAAATATCTACAAAGTCTTGAAATCTTATGGATTCAATCCACCGCAAGATCGGATCCCGATTTTTCCTGCTTTTCATTATTGTATGGGGGGAATCAAAACTGATTTGCATTCTCGCGTGATTGGAGCAGAAAATCTCTACGCGATTGGAGAGTGCAGTCATATCGGTATCCACGGGGCTAATCGTTTGGCTTCCAACTCGTTGCTAGAGGGGTTTGTGTTTGGGAAAAGGGTCGCACAAATGATTGCAAATGCTAGAGATTGTGAGCATACGCCCAAATGCCTAACGCCAAAAAACTACTTGCTCCATCACGAAAATGATGAGGCTTACAAAAGAGCTCTCAAGCGATTGATGTGGGAAAAAGTCGGGATCGCACGCAGTGATGATGGACTGGCGATGGCTTTTGGGGAGATTGAGGGAATGTTGCAGAAACGATGTGGGCGTATGGTGTATTTGCGTCTATTGTGTGCTAGAGAGATAGTGTCTAGGGCAATGGAACGCAAAGAAAGCTTGGGGGCTCATTATCTTTTGGGGCAAAAATCTTAG
- the uvrC gene encoding excinuclease ABC subunit UvrC, with the protein MNPKPHLTATLKNLPKKSGIYQYYDHKGHLLYIGKAKNLFNRIRSYFRISDGTPNKQLSPRIYNMVLKIETIKIIIVDNQTDALILENSLIKQLKPRYNILLRDDKTYPYIFFDLSQPFPRPQITRIKRTQKQLEYFGPFTQGARDILQSLYELLPLVQKSSCPKEKKACLFFQINRCKAPCENKITPSEYAIFVQQAIAYLKDKRTLIKQLEEKMQTLASQERFERALILRDRIAKISTLEIQTPIDLHQKNAQWDIFYLMHEARRAVLLKLYMRNGKIIASDYERFSLQYPLLSLEDETTIYQQAIINHYQKNLPLPPQTLLLPKHLSDGLSECQQWLKESQKIDIVFPQKGIKAQLLQLAKENAQEQLKIQDEESPIKEALKDLCELTALPHKIEVFDTSHHNGAHNVGAMIVYEDGRFLKSAYRHYMLEGSDESSQMREMLTRRAKDFERSSPPDLWLLDGGVAQIHIAQEVLESAGVHIDIVAIAKEKLDAKAHRAKGRAKDILRAYIDTQCKSFALLPSDKRLQFCQKLRDEAHRFAINFHRKKKLQSFIPKL; encoded by the coding sequence ATGAATCCCAAACCCCATCTCACCGCCACACTCAAAAATCTACCCAAAAAAAGTGGCATCTATCAATACTACGACCACAAAGGGCATTTGCTCTACATAGGCAAAGCCAAAAACCTCTTTAACCGCATCAGGAGTTATTTCCGTATCAGCGATGGCACACCCAACAAGCAATTAAGTCCAAGGATCTACAATATGGTGCTAAAAATCGAAACGATCAAAATCATCATCGTTGATAACCAAACAGACGCCTTGATTTTGGAAAACTCTCTCATCAAACAACTCAAGCCGCGTTACAACATTTTGCTCCGAGATGACAAAACCTATCCTTATATTTTCTTTGATTTAAGTCAGCCATTCCCCCGTCCTCAAATCACAAGAATCAAACGCACCCAAAAACAACTAGAATATTTCGGACCCTTCACTCAAGGTGCAAGAGATATTCTCCAAAGCCTTTATGAGCTCCTCCCACTTGTGCAAAAAAGCAGTTGCCCCAAAGAAAAAAAAGCCTGTCTGTTTTTCCAAATCAATCGTTGCAAAGCCCCGTGCGAAAACAAAATCACCCCTAGTGAATATGCCATTTTTGTCCAACAAGCCATCGCTTATCTCAAAGACAAACGCACCCTCATCAAGCAACTAGAGGAAAAAATGCAGACACTAGCTTCACAAGAGAGGTTTGAAAGGGCTTTGATTTTGAGGGATAGGATTGCAAAAATTAGCACCCTAGAGATTCAAACCCCGATTGATTTGCACCAAAAAAATGCACAATGGGATATTTTCTATCTTATGCATGAGGCTAGAAGGGCGGTATTGCTCAAGCTCTATATGCGTAATGGAAAAATCATCGCAAGTGATTATGAGAGGTTTTCTCTGCAATACCCACTCCTCTCTCTCGAAGATGAAACAACCATCTACCAACAAGCCATCATCAATCATTACCAAAAAAATCTCCCCCTACCCCCACAAACGCTACTTCTGCCCAAACATCTATCAGATGGATTGTCAGAGTGCCAACAATGGCTCAAAGAGAGCCAAAAAATCGATATTGTTTTTCCACAAAAAGGCATCAAAGCACAGCTTCTACAACTTGCCAAAGAAAATGCCCAAGAACAATTAAAAATCCAAGATGAAGAATCCCCTATCAAAGAAGCGCTCAAAGATTTGTGCGAACTGACTGCATTGCCACACAAAATCGAGGTTTTTGACACAAGTCATCACAATGGAGCTCACAATGTCGGAGCGATGATCGTCTATGAAGATGGGAGATTCCTCAAAAGTGCCTATCGCCATTATATGCTAGAAGGAAGCGATGAGTCTTCCCAAATGCGTGAGATGCTCACGCGTCGTGCCAAAGATTTTGAGCGTTCCTCTCCTCCAGATTTGTGGCTCCTTGATGGAGGGGTCGCACAAATCCATATCGCACAAGAAGTCTTGGAGAGTGCAGGAGTGCATATCGATATAGTCGCGATTGCCAAAGAAAAACTTGATGCCAAAGCACATCGTGCCAAAGGGAGGGCAAAAGACATCTTGCGTGCTTACATCGACACCCAGTGCAAAAGCTTCGCTTTGCTTCCAAGCGATAAGCGATTGCAGTTTTGCCAAAAGCTAAGAGATGAGGCACATCGTTTCGCAATCAATTTTCATCGCAAGAAAAAACTTCAGAGCTTCATCCCAAAGCTTTAA
- a CDS encoding ComEC/Rec2 family competence protein yields the protein MNHNTQPLLDTPKEWGGFGLILLCVALLFWGMRYTQYQSYITQDKQTISALVLAQYPKKDYWVLKLKTDSSQILYTTSKEHLKNLQNRHITIFGKPTKCSFIQSLKSCFFVTFSITLEPQGSSVRHYLSSWIASQHQEAIYAELYETLFLAFHLPKEWRDLASKLQISHLIAISGLHLGILLGVFVGIVGVPYRFLQQRYFTYRHRHFDLSFLGLLLLLGYLVVIDFQPSFLRAFAMSALAIFLLYYNLRILEYRFLFVCMAILLALFPFLAVSIGFWFSCAGVFLIIGIVRYFHLNRLGKLAQIVIYVLFFNAYLFLSMLPLSLFVFPIFSPWSILSIPLSIVFPAFFVLALFLHILGIGGVLDWGLEWMYQIVLDGSGVELPDWIFGIYLICFFASIRFAVAFWALPGLGLALWLYLSLEKLS from the coding sequence GTGAATCATAACACCCAGCCATTGTTGGATACGCCAAAAGAGTGGGGTGGCTTTGGTTTGATTCTGTTGTGCGTGGCACTGCTCTTTTGGGGGATGAGATACACGCAATATCAATCTTATATCACGCAAGATAAGCAGACTATCAGTGCTTTGGTATTGGCACAATATCCCAAAAAGGATTATTGGGTTTTGAAGCTCAAAACAGACAGTTCTCAAATCCTCTACACCACAAGCAAAGAACATCTCAAAAACCTCCAAAACCGCCATATCACAATCTTTGGAAAACCTACCAAATGTAGCTTCATCCAGTCGCTCAAAAGTTGCTTTTTTGTCACTTTTTCCATTACCCTTGAGCCACAAGGATCAAGCGTGCGTCATTATTTGTCGAGCTGGATTGCATCACAACATCAAGAGGCGATTTATGCTGAGTTGTATGAGACACTTTTTTTGGCATTCCATTTGCCCAAAGAGTGGAGGGATTTGGCTTCAAAGTTGCAGATCTCTCATCTCATTGCAATCAGTGGTTTGCATTTGGGGATTTTGCTTGGGGTGTTTGTTGGGATCGTGGGGGTGCCGTATCGATTTTTGCAACAAAGGTATTTCACATATCGGCATCGGCATTTTGATTTGTCTTTTTTGGGTTTGTTGCTATTGCTGGGGTATTTGGTTGTGATTGATTTCCAGCCCTCTTTTTTGAGGGCGTTTGCGATGAGTGCCTTGGCTATTTTTCTGCTGTATTACAATCTGCGTATCTTGGAATATAGGTTTTTGTTTGTGTGTATGGCAATCCTTTTGGCGTTGTTCCCCTTTTTGGCTGTGAGCATTGGGTTTTGGTTTTCTTGTGCGGGTGTGTTTTTGATTATAGGCATTGTGAGATATTTCCATCTCAATCGCTTGGGCAAATTGGCACAAATCGTGATTTATGTGCTGTTTTTCAATGCCTATCTGTTTCTCTCAATGCTTCCTTTGAGCTTGTTTGTCTTTCCGATATTTTCACCTTGGAGCATTTTGAGCATTCCTCTTAGTATTGTTTTTCCTGCATTTTTTGTTTTGGCGTTGTTTTTGCATATTTTGGGCATTGGCGGGGTGCTAGATTGGGGGCTAGAGTGGATGTATCAAATCGTTCTTGATGGAAGTGGCGTTGAGCTCCCTGATTGGATATTTGGAATCTATTTGATTTGCTTTTTTGCTTCTATACGCTTTGCTGTAGCCTTTTGGGCGTTGCCCGGTTTGGGCTTGGCTCTATGGCTGTATTTGAGTTTAGAAAAGCTGTCGTAA
- a CDS encoding peptidylprolyl isomerase — MALKTYTPTQEELASFAYASIQTDKGTIVLELFPQDAPQNVCNFATLAQEGFYNGLTFHRVIPNFVAQGGCPIGNGCGGPGYNIKCETQDNPHKHIKGTLSMAHAGKDTGGSQFFICFAPQPHLDGVHTIFGQIQDEESLKVLNQIKQDDTIIEICIHSSNPNA, encoded by the coding sequence ATGGCACTCAAAACCTACACCCCCACTCAAGAAGAGTTAGCAAGTTTTGCTTATGCAAGTATTCAAACAGACAAAGGAACGATTGTGCTTGAGCTGTTTCCCCAAGACGCACCACAAAATGTGTGCAACTTTGCCACTTTGGCTCAAGAGGGCTTCTATAATGGATTGACTTTTCATCGCGTGATACCAAACTTTGTCGCACAGGGAGGCTGTCCGATTGGCAATGGTTGCGGTGGTCCGGGATACAATATCAAATGTGAAACACAAGATAACCCACATAAACACATCAAAGGCACACTCTCTATGGCACACGCAGGCAAAGATACAGGTGGCAGTCAGTTTTTCATCTGTTTCGCTCCACAGCCGCATTTGGATGGGGTGCATACGATTTTTGGGCAAATCCAAGATGAAGAGAGTTTGAAGGTGTTAAATCAAATCAAGCAAGACGACACAATCATCGAGATTTGTATCCATTCCTCCAACCCCAACGCCTGA